One bacterium BMS3Abin08 genomic window, GAAGCGCTATCTTTCCGTCTGCCGGATAGCCTTGGCAATCCTCTGTGCCACTCGCCGGATCAGTTCCCTGTCGCTCCCCTCTACCATTACACGAATCTTCGGCTCTGTTCCCGAAGGCCTGACAAGCACCCTTCCCCTGCCGTTGAGTTGCAGCTCGGCCTTCCTTACGGCGTCCTTAAGGGGGGGGCTGTTTATTATATCCTTTCTGTTGACCTTAACGTTTTTCAGTACCTGCGGATAGAGGAAGATATCAGATACCAGCTCTGAAAGAGGAAGTCCCTTCCTCTTGAGTAAATAGAGCACCTGCAGAGCCGTTACAGGACCATCGCCGGTAGTGTTGAAATCAAGAAAGATGATATGCCCTGACTGTTCACCCCCAAGGTTGTACCCCCCTTCGATCATCTTTTCCACCACGTATCTGTCGCCGACCTTTGTCCTTAGGATCCTGATCCCTTTACGTTGCAAGTAATGCTCGATGCCGAGGTTGCTCATAACAGTGGTCACAATGGTGTCTTTGTTGAGGCCGTTCTCCTTCTTCATCTCAACTCCCCACAGGGCCATTACCCTGTCACCGTCCACCTCTACGCCCTGTTCATCCACAAAGAGCGTCCTGTCGGCGTCACCGTCATGCGCAAGACCGGCATCGGCGGAGTTTTTCAGCACCGTCTCCTTCAGCATACCGAGGTCGGTTGAGCCGCAGCAGTGGTTGATGTTTGTGCCGTCAGGGCTGTTGTTTATGGTGATCACATCAGCGCCGAGTTCTTCAAGTAATGCCGGTGTAACCTTGTATGCCGAGCCGTTTGCGCAGTCCACTACAACCCTCAGGCCTTCGAGGTCGGCGCCACGGGGTATGGTGGACTTTACAAACTCTATATACCTTCCTGCGGCATCATCGAGCCTGAATGCCTTGCCTATATGCTCCCCCGAGGGCCTTCTCTCCGGGAAGAGGTCCGAGGCCGCAAGGCGTTCAATCTCTTCTTCAAGGGGATCGGAGAGCTTGAATCCATCTGCACCGAAGAACTTTATCCCGTTGTCTTCGAAGGGGTTGTGTGATGCGGATATCACTGTGCCGGCATCGAGCCTCATTGCCCTGGTGAGGTAGGCAACCCCCGGTGTCGGGATGGGTCCCACGAGGAGGACGTTCATCCCCATGGAGCAGATACCGGAGGTCAGGGCGCTTTCGATCATGTAGCCCGATAGCCTTGTGTCCTTTCCAATGAGAACCATATTTTTACCGTGGCTTTTCTTCAGGATTTTTGCCGCCGCCATTCCTATCCTCAGAACACTTTCGGGCGTTATAGGTTTTTTGTTTACCCTGCCCCGGATTCCATCGGTACCGAATAGCTTCATTTGCCCCCTCCCTGTTTTTCTTTTTTCTCCAAGGAGACCTCTACCATATCAACAGATAACCTGACCTTGTCGAGATTGGTAATAATGGTAGCGTCCCTTTTGTTGCCGTTTTTGAGGTCCCTGAGTTTCAGGGGTTCAGTCTTCAGAATGTGGACGTTCCTTACAATGCTCTCGGGTCCTTCAATCCTGACGCGGTCGGGTTTTATTATGAGTTTGTAGTCTCTCGGAATCCTGTCAAGAACCACCTTTACAGGGACCTCCCTTTCAATTGTCCGGTCAAGTGTGATTTTCACCGAGGAGGGCGAGACATTTGAGACCGTTACCGCTGCCGGTACCTTGATGTTCCTTCTGATAATGCTGTAAACCCTGGTGCCGGAGGGGGACCCCTTAAGGTCTATGAAGACCCTCAGGTCATCCGGTTTTACCGCCCTGAGAATACGCTCGCTCCCGAATATGCTGACATTGACCCTGTCCCTGTCCTTCCTCAGGATCTCGAGGCCCTTTGGGATGTTTATATATTCGATTGGAACATCAAGGGTGATTTCAGAGGTTCCCCTGGCCGAGATTATGAACCATAACAGTATGGCAAATCCCAGGGAGAGCAGCTTAAGCCCCGTGTTGTTGAAAATCAGGTTTTTCATTTTATCTCTTTGTCTCCGTGAAAATGTCCGTCAATACGCCTCTTAAGGAGCCCATGTCCATGGGCGTTTCAATCCTGCCGTCTCTGGCAAGGGATATCATCCCCGTCTCTTCGGATACGATGATTACCAGGGAATCCGTTTCTTCGGTTATTCCCAGGGCTGCGCGGTGCCTTGTTCCCAGAGAGCGGTCGAGGTCCCGTCTGAAGGTTATGGGAAGAAAACA contains:
- the glmM gene encoding phosphoglucosamine mutase — its product is MKLFGTDGIRGRVNKKPITPESVLRIGMAAAKILKKSHGKNMVLIGKDTRLSGYMIESALTSGICSMGMNVLLVGPIPTPGVAYLTRAMRLDAGTVISASHNPFEDNGIKFFGADGFKLSDPLEEEIERLAASDLFPERRPSGEHIGKAFRLDDAAGRYIEFVKSTIPRGADLEGLRVVVDCANGSAYKVTPALLEELGADVITINNSPDGTNINHCCGSTDLGMLKETVLKNSADAGLAHDGDADRTLFVDEQGVEVDGDRVMALWGVEMKKENGLNKDTIVTTVMSNLGIEHYLQRKGIRILRTKVGDRYVVEKMIEGGYNLGGEQSGHIIFLDFNTTGDGPVTALQVLYLLKRKGLPLSELVSDIFLYPQVLKNVKVNRKDIINSPPLKDAVRKAELQLNGRGRVLVRPSGTEPKIRVMVEGSDRELIRRVAQRIAKAIRQTER
- a CDS encoding YbbR-like protein; protein product: MKNLIFNNTGLKLLSLGFAILLWFIISARGTSEITLDVPIEYINIPKGLEILRKDRDRVNVSIFGSERILRAVKPDDLRVFIDLKGSPSGTRVYSIIRRNIKVPAAVTVSNVSPSSVKITLDRTIEREVPVKVVLDRIPRDYKLIIKPDRVRIEGPESIVRNVHILKTEPLKLRDLKNGNKRDATIITNLDKVRLSVDMVEVSLEKKEKQGGGK